The following proteins come from a genomic window of Andrena cerasifolii isolate SP2316 chromosome 6, iyAndCera1_principal, whole genome shotgun sequence:
- the Wdr81 gene encoding WD repeat domain 81 isoform X2, with translation MDVMKKELLVPAKYMKVTDGRICLTAQKNWLTSLLTVGPTSFVNHERLSEDEIAARPMLEELGSDWIRVYVKIYEKQNKFAVPLPRGRHTTNGSSQADLTFSQLVHYVVETNYRNLWKECYKKYYNPWNCVEHKDQCNITANVSDTSITQEVLQKMYGCTLVQIQNGIVTCVSPGVSMEVHCNLLPILFAVETTSAFIMFYEKTAEYSLRECVMYSPAALSMTHGKPLFLIYQLLQLCRDLHDRGLVIGEVTLSDILLMDNFTIQVLPKLSDNIYIKPENELHKVSTIQEAKTSKNFTGYKKAFDTTPSITILPENSEFGMNESIERLCEMWVYNCISNYDYLTALNNMAGRRYGDPSCHHVMPWVTDFTSRCGGNWRDLTKSKFRLNKGDRQLDLTFDSQSIEVGHHVSDVLSEITYYVYLSRRYNKSVLCKHVRPKWVPGEYPASIQRMHDWSPDECIPQFFSDPNVFKSIHEDLPDLEVPAWATSPEDFIEKHREALESFYVSERLHHWIDLTFGYKLSGSAAVKSKNVCLQLVDNHTSLTHSGVVQLFTQPHPQKIIPSPYWCKIPPRLRSSFLISKYRNDQSGNRASDDEGHSSGFEEEELPVSVLNTSRASPLVLSRLLSRSRGSLLSTEDTAKQDKATSQTVTLPKDYNPVAGIVQVETIHMFMNKVSSQIYKPEIELHESSTNYKQIVAGGRIKEQQILGCLIVEIFLSSKFRATSNVEKVSFAKRLATCLNTLKMSADSLPKCVRNAVALLLQVNIIPKSYNIDNIEVTDTPFRYPTITHMGLPPPSAHQFLQPILSGNLFPFSKYYKYLFNIVEMLQNYNSLVRELNFIMKSEDDKDFMLKTKTIFLCKISECKVKAIARELEHLLFHTGVAREVSLELIVPHIQQIMEESYSAVLAAWYLFDPIAKALGPKGTAETFLSSIMKLYENGSFMDSSLHADMLPSGLVAKFRTTRLYHRNFLLKLMVRLGLRRFLENFITPLVEAVGGCRDYIQGSSTYTHKAGNLKSCDLNDICNEGEGILSPLDEDSSADSEHNICLSPGPATNDYTYNANPANNDIEVFTIETEDSSWISLNSSMQRDIDLHINLNLNLNDDLTEEGNKVSPLRSVKSPTISIPKTNSLNKLLIEFSNIGCNVGSKTSNDEFSYSNTYGGISHSANMFDEICTVGMEEQNFMTSQTDDTRSDTVIHEDVHVDHIYQKSISNECTTSEMSAGSIIWLSHRLGPVLTARYLSRNLLRMLTLCYTGKENLTVIDDTTLSMQGITWNKKVLIGDRNAVKVLDCLAAIAGLYGEQIIVLQYFAHMVELLALCKRKLTQNLEGGLISCLTLLNHITPYLNDATLMDVLHEPVVKAILYPTVRILSSTRFTFPNGLVARTVMAEKYLETIFMFSLRLGSVVVKNHLAVLIQRLFLAFDKSFNQAVAGNFKSEINQKVMSDHFLRVKVLNEDNRDTRALQSNFDKDVAESYSPPVTENMDVSDPQKNKAFEELKAVFTIEFAHKTYVLLNKCIDSETLEQILKHFEHVRDLCHKYEQETKVTPSDIEGNKYCASCNYNATESTEETHKDAYSFGNISVVGNRFAIQKNDIREYIPSENIMSNREASCSSCTGRQLRGNWLAYWEHEIGRSDKDTAFNIKQIKLQTFSGHTNSIRCLYVLDNENSFVSGGRDKTVKLWSLRSQGDGNTVSSCQYTYTGHKKSILALTFLESLRYVVTCDGTVHCWDPFMGSLLGCPESSRPVPVNTLIASPSPCTTLLAGTTDITLRVIDCRTFQYVNEMKVSVNPTGLIRCIAVAPSGYWVALGQASGFLTILDIRTGFIIASWKGHECEILQLEAINETTIVSSSLDETIAVWSVLDGKLKFHMKGSTEPVHCMSLYEQELVIGTTANRVGVYTPIETTASFSSSKLKSDTFKGLLTTMAVLPLNRLLLLGADNGGITLIC, from the exons ATGGATGTAATGAAAAAAGAGCTGCTTGTGCCAGCAAAATATATGAAAGTAACGGACGGTAGGATCTGCTTAACTGCTCAGAAAAACTGGTTAACTAGTTTGCTTACTGTAGGTCCAACTTCATTCGTCAATCATGAACGATTAAGCGAGGATGAAATCGCAGCGCGGCCTATGCTCGAAGAGTTAGGTTCAGATTGGATAAGAGTATACGTTAAA ATCTATGAGAAACAGAATAAGTTTGCAGTTCCGCTTCCAAGAGGAAGACACACAACAAATGGAAGTAGTCAAGCCGATTTGACATTCTCACAATTAGTGCATTATGTTGTGGAAACTAACTACCGAAATTTATGGAAAGagtgttataaaaaatattaca ATCCATGGAATTGCGTGGAACACAAAGACCAATGCAATATAACTGCTAATGTAAGCGACACGTCAATTACGCAGGAAGTATTACAGAAAATGTATGGTTGTACTTTGGTGCAAATTCAAAACGGAATAGTTACGTGTGTGTCGCCTGGCGTGTCGATGGAAGTACATTGTAATCTCCTTCCAATACTTTTCGCTGTTGAAACCACATCTGCTTTTATAATGTTCTACGAAAAAACCGCAGAATACTCTCTTCGCGA GTGCGTAATGTACAGTCCTGCTGCTTTAAGTATGACTCATGGAAAGccgttatttttaatatatcaaCTATTACAATTATGTCGAGACCTGCACGATCGAGGCTTAGTAATAGGCGAAGTTACCCTTAGCGATATATTACTTATGGATAACTTTACTATTCAG GTATTGCCGAAACTGAGCGATAATATATATATCAAGCCTGAGAATGAGCTGCACAAGGTTTCTACCATTCAAGAAGCGAAGACAAGTAAGAATTTCACTGGTTACAAAAAAGCTTTCGATACAACGCCGTCGATTACTATATTGCCAGAGAATTCCGAATTCGGGATGAATGAGAGTATCGAGAGATTGTGCGAAATGTGGGTCTACAACTGTATCAGCAATTATGACTACTTAACTGCGCTGAATAATATGGCTGGTAGAAGATACGGAGATCCAAGTTGCCATCATGTCATGCCTTGGGTCACAGACTTCACATCGAGATGTGGTGGCAATTGGAGGGATTTAACGAAATCCAAATTTCGGTTAAATAAGGGTGACAGGCAACTGGATTTAACGTTCGACTCGCAATCCATAGAA GTAGGACACCATGTGTCGGATGTACTATCAGAAATTACATATTACGTCTACCTCTCGCGTCGTTACAATAAATCTGTTCTCTGCAAACATGTACGACCTAAATGGGTTCCAGGAGAGTATCCTGCTTCTATACAAAGGATGCACGACTGGAGTCCGGACGAGTGTATACCGCAATTCTTTTCAGACCCTAATGTTTTTAAG TCTATTCACGAAGATTTGCCCGATTTGGAGGTTCCTGCATGGGCAACATCTCCGGAAGattttattgaaaaacataGGGAAGCTTTAGAAAGCTTTTACGTATCAGAAAGATTACATCATTGGATAGATTTAACTTTTGGTTAcaa ATTATCTGGTTCAGCAGCCGTGAAATCGAAGAACGTTTGCTTACAACTGGTTGATAATCATACTAGTTTAACCCATTCCGGCGTGGTTCAACTTTTCACGCAGCCACATCcgcaaaaaattattccttcacCTTATTGGTGTAAAATTCCGCCCCGGTTGCGTTCATCTTTCTTAATCAGTAAATACA GAAATGATCAATCCGGAAATAGAGCCAGCGATGACGAAGGTCACAGTTCTGGGTTCGAAGAGGAGGAACTACCAGTGTCAGTTCTAAATACATCTAGAGCGTCGCCTTTGGTTTTAAGCCGATTGTTAAGTCGATCTCGAGGTTCTCTGCTCTCTACTGAAGACACTGCCAAGCAAGACAAAGCCACGAGCCAAACCGTAACTCTCCCGAAAGATTACAATCCCGTTGCAGGTATCGTGCAAGTGGAAACGATACATATGTTTATGAATAAAGTGAGCTCGCAGATTTATAAGCCGGAGATTGAACTGCACGAGTCATCtacaaattacaagcaaatCGTGGCCGGTGGGCGTATCAAAGAACAGCAAATACTTGGCTGTTTAATCGTGGAGATATTCTTGTCTAGCAAATTTCGGGCAACGTCAAATGTTGAGAAAGTTTCATTTGCAAAGAGACTTGCCACGTGCCTGAACACGTTGAAAATGTCAGCTGATAGTTTACCAAAATGCGTAAGAAATGCGGTAGCTTTATTACTGCAGGTCAATATCATTCCAAAAAGTTACAACATCGATAATATAGAA GTAACTGACACACCTTTTCGTTATCCAACTATTACACATATGGGTCTGCCGCCTCCATCTGCTCATCAGTTCCTTCAGCCCATACTTTCCGGAAACTTATTcccattctcgaaatattataAGTATTTATTCAATATCGTGGAAATGTTACAAAATTATAATAGTTTAGTACGTGAgttaaattttataatgaagTCTGAGGATGACAAAGATTTTATGCTTAAAACAAAAACGATATTCCTTTGTAAAATTAGTGAATGTAAAGTTAAAGCAATTGCTAGAGAATTGGAGCATCTGTTGTTCCACACTGGGGTTGCGAGAGAAGTCAGTTTAGAATTGATAGTGCCACATATACAGCAAATAATGGAAGAGTCCTACAGTGCTGTTTTAGCTGCTTGGTATTTATTCGACCCTATTGCTAA AGCACTTGGTCCCAAAGGTACCGCAGAAACATTCCTCTCGTCCATTATGAAGTTATATGAGAATGGCTCATTTATGGACAGCTCGTTGCATGCGGATATGCTACCTTCAGGAttagttgcaaaatttagaaCCACTCGCTTATATCATAGAAACTTCTTGCTGAAGCTCATGGTAAGATTGGGTCTGCGGCGATTTTTGGAGAATTTTATAACACCTCTCGTAGAAGCAGTTGGTGGATGTAGAGATTATATTCAAGGTTCGTCAACTTACACCCATAAGGCTGGCAATCTTAA GAGCTGCGATCTGAATGACATTTGCAACGAAGGAGAAGGAATTTTGTCTCCTTTAGATGAGGACTCCTCCGCAGATTCTGAACATAATATTTGCCTGTCGCCTGGACCTGCAACCAATGATTATACGTACAACGCGAATCCTGCCAACAATGATATCGAAG TATTCACAATAGAAACGGAGGACAGTTCTTGGATCTCATTAAATTCCAGTATGCAGCGTGATATTGATTTACATAtaaatctaaatttgaatcttaACGATGATCTGACCGAAGAAGGAAATAAAGTTTCGCCCCTTAGATCTGTTAAATCGCCGACCATTTCCATACCGAAGACAAACTCTCTAAATAAATTGCTAATCGAATTTAGTAACATTGGTTGTAACGTAGGAAGTAAAACTTCTAACGATGAATTCTCATATAGTAATACTTACGGTGGAATTAGCCATTCCGCTAATATGTTTGATGAGATCTGTACCGTGGGAATGGAGGAACAAAATTTCATGACATCGCAGACGGATGACACTAGATCCGACACCGTGATACACGAGGATGTACATGTTGATCACATTTATCAGAAATCTATATCCAATGAGTGCACAACTTCAGAAATGAGTGCGGGGTCCATTATTTGGCTGTCTCATCGACTTGGTCCTGTACTCACCGCTCGATATTTATCTCGGAATTTATTAAGAATGCTCACGCTGTGCTACACTGGaaaggaaaatttaacagtaatcGACGATACTACGTTATCTATGCAAGGTATTACTTGGAACAAGAAAGTCTTGATCGGTGATCGTAATGCTGTAAAAGTTTTGGATTGCCTCGCAGCCATTGCAG GGCTATACGGCGAACAGATTATAGTGCTGCAGTACTTTGCGCACATGGTTGAACTTCtggcgctttgtaaaaggaaattGACACAGAATTTGGAAGGAGGACTTATCTCGTGCTTAACTTTATTAAATCATATTACGCCGTACCTTAATGATGCGACGTTAATGGATGTACTTCAT GAACCAGTTGTGAAAGCAATACTATATCCTACTGTTCGTATATTATCGTCCACAAGATTTACTTTTCCTAATGGGCTGGTTGCACGTACCGTCATGGCTGAGAAATACTTGGAGACCATATTCATGTTTAGCTTACGATTGGGAAGCGTTGTTGTAAAAAATCACCTGGCTGTACTCATCCAACGACTTTTCTTGGCATTTGATAAATCATTTAATCAAGCCGTTGCAGGCAACTTCAAAAGTGAAATTAATCAGAAAGTAATGAGCGACCATTTTCTCAG GGTAAAGGTGTTGAATGAAGATAACAGAGATACTAGAGCGCTTCAGTCAAATTTTGATAAGGATGTTGCCGAGTCCTATTCTCCACCAGTCACAGAAAATATGGATGTGTCCGACCCGCAAAAGAATAAA GCATTTGAAGAGCTGAAAGCCGTGTTTACGATAGAATTCGCTCATAAAACATACGTGCTTCTCAACAAATGTATCGACAGCGAGACGTTAGAACAAATACTTAAACATTTCGAGCACGTGCGTGATTTGTGTCACAAATATGAGCAAGAGACAAAAGTAACTCCATCAGATATTG AAGGTAACAAGTACTGCGCCTCCTGTAACTATAATGCAACGGAGAGCACAGAAGAAACTCACAAAGATGCATATAGCTTTGGAAATATATCAGTGGTGGGAAATCGATTCGCAATACAAAAGAACGATATTAGAGAATATATACCATCGGAAAATATTATGTCTAATCGCGAAGCCAGCTGTTCTTCGTGCACCGGCAGGCAATTGCGAGGGAATTGGTTAGCATACTGGGAACACGAAATTGGGAGATCAGACAAAGATACAGCGTTTAATATAAAGCAAATAAAGCTTCAAACGTTTAGTGGTCATACTAATAGTATTAGATGCCTATATGTATTAGATAATGAGAACAGTTTCGTAAGTGGAGGAAGAGATAAAACTGTGAAATTATGGAGTTTGAGAAGTCAG GGGGATGGAAACACTGTTTCATCTTGTCAATATACTTATACTGGGCACAAAAAGTCTATTCTTGCCCTTACATTCCTAGAATCATTAAGATATGTAGTTACCTGCGATGGTACAGTTCATTGTTGGGATCCTTTCATGGGGTCCCTTCTTGGATGTCCAGAAAGCTCTCGTCCAGTCCCTGTGAATACATTAATAGCAAGTCCATCTCCGTGTACAACTTTACTTGCAGGAACAACGGACATTACTCTTAGAGTTATTGATTGTAGAACATTTCAGTACGTGAATGAAATGAAG GTGTCGGTGAATCCAACAGGCTTGATTAGATGCATTGCAGTAGCACCAAGCGGTTACTGGGTTGCTCTAGGCCAAGCATCAGGGTTTTTAACGATCTTGGATATTCGAACTGGTTTTATAATTGCATCCTGGAAGGGACACGAATGTGAa ATATTACAATTGGAGGCAATAAATGAAACAACTATAGTTAGTTCTTCACTAGATGAGACTATCGCTGTATGGAGTGTATTGGATGGGAAACTTAAATTTCATATGAA GGGATCCACCGAACCAGTTCACTGCATGTCCCTTTACGAGCAAGAGCTTGTCATAGGTACAACAGCAAACCGTGTAGGAGTTTACACGCCCATAGAAACAACAgcttcgttctcgtcgtcgaaaCTGAAATCTGACACTTTTAAAGGACTTCTTACTACAATGGCCGTTCTCCCACTAAATCGATTATTATTACTAGGTGCAGATAATGGCGGTATAACATTAATTTGTTGA